A genomic window from Pyxicephalus adspersus chromosome 2, UCB_Pads_2.0, whole genome shotgun sequence includes:
- the UBLCP1 gene encoding ubiquitin-like domain-containing CTD phosphatase 1 isoform X2 produces the protein MAAGADNKAMTLSLIIKWGGREFPLSALSVEDTVLDLKHSLKSLTGVLPERQKLLGLKYKGKPAENDVKLGVLKLKPNTKIMMMGTREESLEEVMAPPPENDDVVNDFDIEDEVVEVENREENLAKISRRVKDYKVEILNAPREGKKLLVLDVDYTLFDHRSCAETGLELMRPYLHEFLTSAYEDYDIVIWSATSMKWIEAKMKELGVSTNANYKITFMLDSAAMITVHTPRRGLIDVKPLGVIWGKYPEFYSKKNTIMFDDIGRNFLMNPQNGLKIRPFMKAHLNRDKDKELLKLSQYLKEIGKLEDLSDLNHKHWERQHLSSVCKF, from the exons ATGGCTGCCGGGGCAGATAACAAGGCAATGACTCTGTCACTGATAATCAAATGGGGAGGCCGGGAGTTCCCTCTGTCTGCCCTTTCGGTGGAGGACACAGTGCTGGACCTGAAGCATTCCCTGAAGAGCCTGACTGGGGTGCTGCCAGAGAGGCAGAAGCTGCTGGGACTCAAATATAAGG GCAAACCTGCAGAAAATGATGTAAAGCTCGGTGTCCTAAAGCTTAAACCAAATACCAAGATTATGATGATGGGAACACGTGAGGAGAGTTTG GAAGAAGTGATGGCACCACCTCCAGAAAATGACGATGTTGTAAATGACTTTGACATTGAAGATGAGGTAGTGGAGGTGGAAAATCG AGAAGAAAATCTGGCTAAGATTTCACGACGTGTCAAAGATTACAAGGTGGAAATCCTTAATGCTCCCAGAGAGGGGAAGAAGCTGCTGGTTTTAGATGTTGACTACACATTGTTTG ATCATCGGTCCTGCGCAGAAACTGGCCTGGAGCTCATGAGACCATATCTACATGAATTTCTTACATCTGCCTATGAAGATTATGATATTGTAATATGGT cggCAACTAGCATGAAATGGATTGAAGCCAAAATGAAG GAGTTGGGTGTCAGCACAAATGCCAATTATAAGATCACTTTCATGTTGGATAGTGCAGCCATGATTACTGTCCACACACCCAGAAGAGGTCTTATTGAT gtaaagCCTCTTGGAGTAATATGGGGCAAATACCCtgaattttacagtaaaaaaaataccataatgtTTGATGATATAGGGAGAAATTTCTTGATGAATCCTCAGAatggtttaaag ATCAGACCTTTCATGAAAGCGCATTTAAATCGGGATAAAGATAAAGAGCTTCTGAAGCTATCACAGTATCTTAAAGAAATTGGTAAACTAGAAGATTTATCAGATCTCAATCATAAACATTGGGAAAG GCAGCATTTGTCATCTGTATGCAAGTTTTAG
- the UBLCP1 gene encoding ubiquitin-like domain-containing CTD phosphatase 1 isoform X1 — MAAGADNKAMTLSLIIKWGGREFPLSALSVEDTVLDLKHSLKSLTGVLPERQKLLGLKYKGKPAENDVKLGVLKLKPNTKIMMMGTREESLEEVMAPPPENDDVVNDFDIEDEVVEVENREENLAKISRRVKDYKVEILNAPREGKKLLVLDVDYTLFDHRSCAETGLELMRPYLHEFLTSAYEDYDIVIWSATSMKWIEAKMKELGVSTNANYKITFMLDSAAMITVHTPRRGLIDVKPLGVIWGKYPEFYSKKNTIMFDDIGRNFLMNPQNGLKIRPFMKAHLNRDKDKELLKLSQYLKEIGKLEDLSDLNHKHWERYLSKKQGQQ, encoded by the exons ATGGCTGCCGGGGCAGATAACAAGGCAATGACTCTGTCACTGATAATCAAATGGGGAGGCCGGGAGTTCCCTCTGTCTGCCCTTTCGGTGGAGGACACAGTGCTGGACCTGAAGCATTCCCTGAAGAGCCTGACTGGGGTGCTGCCAGAGAGGCAGAAGCTGCTGGGACTCAAATATAAGG GCAAACCTGCAGAAAATGATGTAAAGCTCGGTGTCCTAAAGCTTAAACCAAATACCAAGATTATGATGATGGGAACACGTGAGGAGAGTTTG GAAGAAGTGATGGCACCACCTCCAGAAAATGACGATGTTGTAAATGACTTTGACATTGAAGATGAGGTAGTGGAGGTGGAAAATCG AGAAGAAAATCTGGCTAAGATTTCACGACGTGTCAAAGATTACAAGGTGGAAATCCTTAATGCTCCCAGAGAGGGGAAGAAGCTGCTGGTTTTAGATGTTGACTACACATTGTTTG ATCATCGGTCCTGCGCAGAAACTGGCCTGGAGCTCATGAGACCATATCTACATGAATTTCTTACATCTGCCTATGAAGATTATGATATTGTAATATGGT cggCAACTAGCATGAAATGGATTGAAGCCAAAATGAAG GAGTTGGGTGTCAGCACAAATGCCAATTATAAGATCACTTTCATGTTGGATAGTGCAGCCATGATTACTGTCCACACACCCAGAAGAGGTCTTATTGAT gtaaagCCTCTTGGAGTAATATGGGGCAAATACCCtgaattttacagtaaaaaaaataccataatgtTTGATGATATAGGGAGAAATTTCTTGATGAATCCTCAGAatggtttaaag ATCAGACCTTTCATGAAAGCGCATTTAAATCGGGATAAAGATAAAGAGCTTCTGAAGCTATCACAGTATCTTAAAGAAATTGGTAAACTAGAAGATTTATCAGATCTCAATCATAAACATTGGGAAAG gtatctCTCAAAGAAGCAAGGTCAACAGTAA